One part of the Vibrio palustris genome encodes these proteins:
- the accD gene encoding acetyl-CoA carboxylase, carboxyltransferase subunit beta, translating into MSWLEKILDKTHIVTSRKANIPEGVWTKCTSCDQVLYYAELERNLEVCPKCDHHMRMSGRRRLETFLDANTGVEIGAELEPQDKLKFKDSKRYKDRLSAAQKKSGEKDALIVMKGEVMSVPVVACAFEFSFMGGSMGSVVGARFVKAVNAAIENQCGLVCYSASGGARMQEALMSLMQMAKTSAALERLSKKGLPFISVLTDPTMGGVSASLAMLGDINVGEPKALIGFAGRRVIEQTVREDLPEGFQRSEFLLEHGAIDMIVDRRDMRKRLSGLLAKMTNHESTQIEEDNDDQESYSVPEAEKKG; encoded by the coding sequence ATGAGTTGGCTCGAAAAGATTTTAGACAAAACCCATATTGTAACTTCTCGTAAAGCGAATATCCCTGAAGGGGTATGGACGAAATGTACTTCATGCGATCAGGTTCTGTATTATGCAGAATTAGAGAGAAACTTAGAAGTTTGTCCTAAGTGTGATCATCACATGCGTATGAGTGGACGTCGCCGTCTAGAAACGTTCTTAGACGCTAACACTGGTGTTGAGATCGGTGCGGAGCTTGAACCTCAAGATAAATTGAAGTTTAAAGATTCTAAGCGTTATAAAGATCGTCTCAGTGCGGCGCAAAAGAAAAGCGGTGAGAAAGATGCATTGATTGTCATGAAAGGTGAGGTAATGAGCGTGCCAGTTGTGGCGTGTGCATTCGAGTTCTCTTTCATGGGGGGCTCTATGGGATCCGTAGTAGGTGCTCGCTTTGTTAAAGCGGTGAATGCGGCGATAGAAAACCAGTGCGGTCTTGTATGTTACTCGGCCAGTGGTGGTGCGCGTATGCAAGAAGCCTTAATGTCTCTGATGCAAATGGCGAAAACCAGTGCGGCACTAGAGCGCTTATCTAAAAAAGGTTTACCTTTTATTTCAGTGCTGACCGACCCAACAATGGGTGGCGTTTCGGCAAGTCTAGCCATGCTAGGTGATATTAATGTTGGTGAGCCGAAAGCATTAATTGGCTTTGCAGGACGCCGTGTTATTGAACAAACAGTACGTGAAGACCTACCTGAAGGTTTTCAACGTAGTGAATTCTTACTAGAACATGGCGCCATCGATATGATTGTCGATCGCCGTGACATGCGTAAGCGTTTGTCAGGCTTATTAGCGAAGATGACAAACCATGAATCGACTCAGATTGAAGAAGATAACGACGATCAAGAGTCATATTCAGTACCAGAAGCAGAAAAAAAAGGGTAA
- the truA gene encoding tRNA pseudouridine(38-40) synthase TruA: MRIALGIEYDGARYYGWQRQRDVRSVQEALEKALSVVANHPIEVQCAGRTDAGVHGTGQVVHFDTTADRKMVAWTMGANANMPKDIAVRWAKPVTEEFHARFSATARRYRYVIYNHAYRPAIMASGVSHYHGELDAELMHQAGQYLLGENDFTSFRAAHCQSRSPWRNIMHINISRHNRYVVVDIKANAFVHHMVRNIVGSLIVVGKGEKSPEWIEWLLQAKDRNLAGATAKAAGLYLVDVDYPQEFELPNVPIGPLFLPDELL, encoded by the coding sequence ATGAGAATTGCTTTAGGTATTGAGTATGATGGTGCTCGTTACTACGGTTGGCAACGACAGCGTGACGTGAGAAGCGTCCAAGAAGCGCTAGAGAAAGCATTAAGTGTCGTCGCCAATCATCCGATTGAGGTTCAATGTGCGGGTCGTACGGATGCAGGCGTTCATGGCACAGGTCAAGTGGTCCACTTTGATACCACAGCCGATCGGAAAATGGTTGCGTGGACAATGGGAGCCAATGCCAATATGCCAAAGGATATTGCGGTGCGTTGGGCGAAACCTGTCACAGAAGAGTTTCACGCACGTTTTAGCGCAACCGCAAGGCGTTATCGATATGTGATCTATAATCATGCATATCGACCGGCAATTATGGCGAGTGGTGTCAGTCACTACCATGGAGAACTCGATGCAGAACTTATGCATCAAGCTGGGCAATATCTGTTAGGCGAAAATGATTTCACTTCATTTCGCGCAGCCCATTGCCAGTCAAGGAGTCCATGGCGTAATATTATGCATATTAACATTAGCCGCCATAATCGCTATGTGGTTGTAGATATTAAAGCTAATGCGTTTGTTCACCACATGGTAAGGAACATTGTTGGCAGCTTAATTGTTGTTGGCAAAGGGGAAAAATCACCTGAATGGATTGAATGGCTATTGCAGGCTAAAGATAGAAATTTAGCTGGAGCAACAGCGAAAGCTGCTGGCTTATATTTAGTTGACGTCGATTACCCACAAGAATTTGAACTACCGAATGTTCCGATCGGTCCGCTATTTTTACCTGATGAGCTACTTTAA